In Paenibacillus guangzhouensis, a single window of DNA contains:
- a CDS encoding OmpA/MotB family protein, whose product MRYRNRRRRSAAPKGQERWLITYADLITLLMIFFVIMFSVSRIDPDKYDSLSQDLHKTFHDPKGVLEQGKGITQQPGTRTENQQDQHDASKTGTAEQISSPMTERELQFRKQEQELQAFKSVIASYVQDNQLGDQISISDTEQGISIRLSDQFLFDLGKADIKEVSTPMLHKLASLFDQLDTTISIEGHTDDLQIQPGGVFKDNWELSAGRALSVLRYFIDQEHMDADKFQIAGYGETRPVAPNDSDSNRQKNRRVEMIVLRKIQQQ is encoded by the coding sequence ATGAGATACAGGAATAGACGCCGCAGATCCGCCGCTCCCAAGGGTCAAGAGCGATGGCTTATAACCTATGCAGATTTGATTACGCTGCTGATGATTTTTTTCGTCATCATGTTCTCGGTTAGTAGAATCGATCCTGATAAGTATGACTCCCTGTCGCAAGATCTACATAAGACCTTCCACGATCCAAAAGGAGTTCTAGAACAAGGGAAAGGGATCACGCAACAGCCGGGCACCCGTACGGAAAATCAGCAAGACCAGCATGATGCATCCAAAACTGGTACAGCAGAGCAGATTTCGTCGCCCATGACCGAGAGGGAGCTGCAATTTCGGAAGCAGGAACAAGAACTGCAGGCGTTCAAATCCGTTATCGCATCGTATGTGCAAGACAATCAATTAGGTGATCAAATCTCAATCTCCGATACGGAGCAAGGCATTTCCATTCGATTAAGCGATCAATTCCTATTCGATCTGGGTAAGGCCGATATTAAAGAAGTATCCACGCCCATGCTCCACAAGCTCGCCAGCCTGTTCGACCAGCTCGACACCACCATCAGCATTGAAGGACATACTGATGATTTACAAATTCAACCCGGTGGCGTCTTCAAAGATAATTGGGAGCTGTCTGCCGGTCGCGCGCTTTCTGTTCTACGTTATTTCATCGATCAGGAGCATATGGATGCAGATAAGTTCCAGATTGCCGGCTACGGCGAGACTCGCCCTGTCGCACCGAACGATTCTGACAGCAACCGCCAGAAGAATCGCCGTGTCGAGATGATCGTGCTGCGCAAGATCCAACAACAATAA